One genomic window of Numida meleagris isolate 19003 breed g44 Domestic line chromosome 1, NumMel1.0, whole genome shotgun sequence includes the following:
- the ATP4B gene encoding potassium-transporting ATPase subunit beta, whose translation MATLNEKKTCSERMENFRRFVWNPETKLFMGRTLINWVWISLYYLAFYVVMTGIFALSIYSLMRTVNPYEPDYQDQLKSPGVTLRPDVYGHRGLQIYYNVSDNKTWEGLVTILRTFLTAYSPAAQHLNINCTSDTYFIQNTFDGPNNTKLSCKFTSDMLQNCSGITDPTFGFPEGKPCFIVKMNRIIKFYPGNGTAPRVDCTYVGDESRPLEVEYYPVNGTFNLHYFPYYGKKAQPTYSNPLVAVKFLNITKNVEVKIVCKIIGAGITFDNVYDPYEGKVEFKLKIED comes from the exons ATGGcaactttaaatgaaaagaagacCTGCAGTGAACGGATGGAAAATTTCCGCCGCTTTGTCTGGAATCCAGAAACGAAGCTGTTTATGGGAAGGACCTTGATTAACTGGG TGTGGATCAGCCTGTACTACCTGGCCTTCTACGTGGTGATGACCGGGATCTTCGCCCTCTCCATATACTCCCTAATGAGGACGGTGAATCCCTACGAGCCAGATTACCAAGACCAGCTCAAGTCCCCAG GTGTAACCTTACGACCTGACGTGTATGGGCACAGAGGGCTACAAATCTACTACAACGTATCTGACAACAAGACCTGGGAGGGGCTGGTGACAATACTCCGGACGTTCCTGACAG CATATAGCCCGGCTGCTCAGCACCTGAACATCAACTGCACAAGCGACACGTACTTCATCCAGAACACCTTTGATGGCCCAAACAACACAAAACTGTCCTGCAAATTTACATCAGATATGCTTCAAAACTGCTCTGGCATCACAGATCCTACTTTTGGatttccagaaggaaaaccCTGCTTTATTGTAAAGATGAACAGG ATTATCAAATTCTATCCTGGCAACGGCACCGCACCGAGAGTGGACTGCACCTACGTA GGTGACGAGTCCCGCCCGCTGGAAGTAGAATACTACCCAGTCAATGGCACCTTCAACCTGCACTACTTCCCCTACTATGGAAAGAAGGCACAG ccCACTTACAGTAATCCTTTGGTAGCAGTGAAATTTCTCAACATCACGAAGAATGTAGAAGTCAAGATAGTGTGCAAAATCATTGGAGCCGGGATTACCTTTGATAATGTTTATGACCCATATGAAGGAAAAGTggaatttaaattgaaaatagaaGACTGA
- the TFDP1 gene encoding transcription factor Dp-1 isoform X1, whose translation MAKDAGLIEANGELKVFIDQNLSPGKGVVSLLAVHPSTVNTLGKQLLPKTFGRSNVNIAQQVVIGTPQRPSVPNTILVGSPHTPNTHFVSQNQTADSSPWSAGKRYRKGEKSGTGLRHFSMKVCEKVQRKGTTSYNEVADELVAEFTTPDDHISPNESQAYDQKNIRRRVYDALNVLMAMNIISKEKKEIKWIGLPTNSAQECQNLEVEKQRRLERIKQKQSQLQELILQQIAFKNLVQRNRQAEQQANRPPPSNSVIHLPFIIVNTSKKTVIDCSISNDKFEYLFNFDNTFEIHDDIEVLKRMGMACGLESGSCSAEDLKIARSLVPKALEPYVTEMAQGSISSVYVTSSSGSASNGTRFSASDLSNGGDGMLATSSNGSQYSGSRVETPVSYVGDDDDDDDDFNENDDDD comes from the exons GAGTTGTTTCTCTATTGGCTGTTCATCCCTCTACAGTAAATACGCTCGGAAAACAGCTCCTGCCAAAAACATTTGGACGATCTAATGTCAACATTGCACAACAAGTG GTTATTGGTACACCTCAGAGACCTTCAGTGCCAAATACTATCCTGGTAGGAAGTCCACATACACCTAACACACATTTTGTATCACAGAACCAGACTGCAGATTCTTCGCCGTGGTCTGCTGG GAAGCGGtacagaaaaggagagaagagcgGTACGGGTTTACGTCATTTCTCTATGAAGGTTTGTGAGAAGGTACAAAGAAAAGGAACCACCTCATACAATGAGGTGGCAGACGAGTTGGTTGCAGAATTCACTACTCCTGATGATCACATTTCACCAAATGAATCA CAGGCTTACGACCAGAAGAATATTAGACGACGTGTCTATGATGCCTTAAATGTCCTCATGGCCATGAACATTATCTCtaaggagaagaaggaaatcaAATGGATTGGTCTACCTACTAACTCGGCTCAGGAATGTCAGAATTTAGAG GtggagaaacagagaagacttgaaagaataaagcaaaaacaatctCAACTACAAGAGCTCATTCTACAG CAAATTGCCTTCAAGAACCTCGTTCAGCGAAATCGTCAAGCAGAACAGCAGGCAAATCGACCGCCACCTTCCAATTCTGTCATCCATTTGCCATTCATCATTGTGAACACCAGCAAGAAAACAGTGATTGACTGCAGTATTTCAAATGACAA GTTTGAGTATCTATTTAATTTTGACAATACTTTTGAAATTCATGATGATATAGAAGTACTAAAACGAATGGGAATGGCTTGTGGGCTAGAATCTGGAAGCTGTTCAGCAGAGGACCTAAAAATTGCAAGGAGTTTGGTTCCCAAAGCTTTGGAACCATATGTGACAG aaatggCTCAGGGATCAATCAGCAGTGTATATGTCACATCTTCGTCAGGTTCTGCATCAAATGGCACAAGATTTTCAGCCAG tgaCTTATCCAATGGTGGAGATGGGATGTTGGCTACGAGTTCCAATGGATCTCAGTACAGTGGCTCCAGAGTTGAAACACCAGTTTCTTACGTGGGGGATGACGATGATGATGACGACGATTTTAATGAAAACGATGATGACGACTGA
- the TFDP1 gene encoding transcription factor Dp-1 isoform X2 translates to MAKDAGLIEANGELKVFIDQNLSPGKGVVSLLAVHPSTVNTLGKQLLPKTFGRSNVNIAQQVVIGTPQRPSVPNTILVGSPHTPNTHFVSQNQTADSSPWSAGKRYRKGEKSGTGLRHFSMKVCEKVQRKGTTSYNEVADELVAEFTTPDDHISPNESAYDQKNIRRRVYDALNVLMAMNIISKEKKEIKWIGLPTNSAQECQNLEVEKQRRLERIKQKQSQLQELILQQIAFKNLVQRNRQAEQQANRPPPSNSVIHLPFIIVNTSKKTVIDCSISNDKFEYLFNFDNTFEIHDDIEVLKRMGMACGLESGSCSAEDLKIARSLVPKALEPYVTEMAQGSISSVYVTSSSGSASNGTRFSASDLSNGGDGMLATSSNGSQYSGSRVETPVSYVGDDDDDDDDFNENDDDD, encoded by the exons GAGTTGTTTCTCTATTGGCTGTTCATCCCTCTACAGTAAATACGCTCGGAAAACAGCTCCTGCCAAAAACATTTGGACGATCTAATGTCAACATTGCACAACAAGTG GTTATTGGTACACCTCAGAGACCTTCAGTGCCAAATACTATCCTGGTAGGAAGTCCACATACACCTAACACACATTTTGTATCACAGAACCAGACTGCAGATTCTTCGCCGTGGTCTGCTGG GAAGCGGtacagaaaaggagagaagagcgGTACGGGTTTACGTCATTTCTCTATGAAGGTTTGTGAGAAGGTACAAAGAAAAGGAACCACCTCATACAATGAGGTGGCAGACGAGTTGGTTGCAGAATTCACTACTCCTGATGATCACATTTCACCAAATGAATCA GCTTACGACCAGAAGAATATTAGACGACGTGTCTATGATGCCTTAAATGTCCTCATGGCCATGAACATTATCTCtaaggagaagaaggaaatcaAATGGATTGGTCTACCTACTAACTCGGCTCAGGAATGTCAGAATTTAGAG GtggagaaacagagaagacttgaaagaataaagcaaaaacaatctCAACTACAAGAGCTCATTCTACAG CAAATTGCCTTCAAGAACCTCGTTCAGCGAAATCGTCAAGCAGAACAGCAGGCAAATCGACCGCCACCTTCCAATTCTGTCATCCATTTGCCATTCATCATTGTGAACACCAGCAAGAAAACAGTGATTGACTGCAGTATTTCAAATGACAA GTTTGAGTATCTATTTAATTTTGACAATACTTTTGAAATTCATGATGATATAGAAGTACTAAAACGAATGGGAATGGCTTGTGGGCTAGAATCTGGAAGCTGTTCAGCAGAGGACCTAAAAATTGCAAGGAGTTTGGTTCCCAAAGCTTTGGAACCATATGTGACAG aaatggCTCAGGGATCAATCAGCAGTGTATATGTCACATCTTCGTCAGGTTCTGCATCAAATGGCACAAGATTTTCAGCCAG tgaCTTATCCAATGGTGGAGATGGGATGTTGGCTACGAGTTCCAATGGATCTCAGTACAGTGGCTCCAGAGTTGAAACACCAGTTTCTTACGTGGGGGATGACGATGATGATGACGACGATTTTAATGAAAACGATGATGACGACTGA
- the TFDP1 gene encoding transcription factor Dp-1 isoform X3, giving the protein MAGLIEANGELKVFIDQNLSPGKGVVSLLAVHPSTVNTLGKQLLPKTFGRSNVNIAQQVVIGTPQRPSVPNTILVGSPHTPNTHFVSQNQTADSSPWSAGKRYRKGEKSGTGLRHFSMKVCEKVQRKGTTSYNEVADELVAEFTTPDDHISPNESQAYDQKNIRRRVYDALNVLMAMNIISKEKKEIKWIGLPTNSAQECQNLEVEKQRRLERIKQKQSQLQELILQQIAFKNLVQRNRQAEQQANRPPPSNSVIHLPFIIVNTSKKTVIDCSISNDKFEYLFNFDNTFEIHDDIEVLKRMGMACGLESGSCSAEDLKIARSLVPKALEPYVTEMAQGSISSVYVTSSSGSASNGTRFSASDLSNGGDGMLATSSNGSQYSGSRVETPVSYVGDDDDDDDDFNENDDDD; this is encoded by the exons GAGTTGTTTCTCTATTGGCTGTTCATCCCTCTACAGTAAATACGCTCGGAAAACAGCTCCTGCCAAAAACATTTGGACGATCTAATGTCAACATTGCACAACAAGTG GTTATTGGTACACCTCAGAGACCTTCAGTGCCAAATACTATCCTGGTAGGAAGTCCACATACACCTAACACACATTTTGTATCACAGAACCAGACTGCAGATTCTTCGCCGTGGTCTGCTGG GAAGCGGtacagaaaaggagagaagagcgGTACGGGTTTACGTCATTTCTCTATGAAGGTTTGTGAGAAGGTACAAAGAAAAGGAACCACCTCATACAATGAGGTGGCAGACGAGTTGGTTGCAGAATTCACTACTCCTGATGATCACATTTCACCAAATGAATCA CAGGCTTACGACCAGAAGAATATTAGACGACGTGTCTATGATGCCTTAAATGTCCTCATGGCCATGAACATTATCTCtaaggagaagaaggaaatcaAATGGATTGGTCTACCTACTAACTCGGCTCAGGAATGTCAGAATTTAGAG GtggagaaacagagaagacttgaaagaataaagcaaaaacaatctCAACTACAAGAGCTCATTCTACAG CAAATTGCCTTCAAGAACCTCGTTCAGCGAAATCGTCAAGCAGAACAGCAGGCAAATCGACCGCCACCTTCCAATTCTGTCATCCATTTGCCATTCATCATTGTGAACACCAGCAAGAAAACAGTGATTGACTGCAGTATTTCAAATGACAA GTTTGAGTATCTATTTAATTTTGACAATACTTTTGAAATTCATGATGATATAGAAGTACTAAAACGAATGGGAATGGCTTGTGGGCTAGAATCTGGAAGCTGTTCAGCAGAGGACCTAAAAATTGCAAGGAGTTTGGTTCCCAAAGCTTTGGAACCATATGTGACAG aaatggCTCAGGGATCAATCAGCAGTGTATATGTCACATCTTCGTCAGGTTCTGCATCAAATGGCACAAGATTTTCAGCCAG tgaCTTATCCAATGGTGGAGATGGGATGTTGGCTACGAGTTCCAATGGATCTCAGTACAGTGGCTCCAGAGTTGAAACACCAGTTTCTTACGTGGGGGATGACGATGATGATGACGACGATTTTAATGAAAACGATGATGACGACTGA